The stretch of DNA GCATCATCAATATGCCATCGTTGTAGGGTCAGGGAGACTAACACCATGACTCCGGCTCCAATTCCCCCAATAATGGGAGCCATGGGGGTCGAAACCACATGGGAAGAAGCCGTAATCGCCACTAAACCCGCCAAGGAACCATTAATAATCAGTTCTACTTCCGGTCGGCGATGCAGTAACCAACCTAACATAGCCCCGATTAACATTCCCGATGTTCCAGCTAGAACCGTATTGACAATAATCGAGGCGACGCGAATATCTAAATGTAGATAACTTCCCCCGTTAAATCCTAACCATCCTAACCACAGCAACATTGTCCCTAATACAGACAATTGAAGGTTTGAGCCGCGCATTGGTTCGGGTGGTTTATCGAGGGAAAAACGTCCGATTCGTGGCCCAATAATTAACACAACGGCTAGAGAAACCCATCCTCCAATACTATGAACAACGGTAGACCCAGCAAAATCTACAAATCCAATTTCTCCTAACCATCCCCTGAAATGGTTGAGTTCAAGGCCATTCCACGCCCAATGACCAAAAATGGGGTAAATAATTCCAGAAGTTAAAGCAGCAACTAAGAGATAAGACCCAAATTTCATGCGTTCCGCCGATGCCCCTGAAACGATGGTTGTGGCGGTACTGCAAAACATAGTTTCAAACAGAAAAAAAGCAGCTGCCCCTGGAGAAGATGTGGTATCAAAAAAGAAAGATCCTGGGTCAATTCCTCCTGTCGGTGTCTTGCTAAACATTAGGGCATAGCCAAAGGCCCAAAATAGGGCTACGGAAATCCCAAAGTCGGCAAAATTTTTGACTGCAACGTTAATACTATTCTTGGAGCGGGTTAAACCCGACTCTAAACACATAAATCCGGGCTGCATCAAAAAGACTAAGCCCGAACAGACCAGCAGCCAGAGAATATCAATCACTGAATTATCGATTACTCACTTAACTTAAGATTGTCTCAACTTATCCTAGAAGTTTTTGTGGAATTTTATACAGTTAATCTACAAACCGTTGAGTTGAGGGGTTGGGCAACAAGACTCATCCGCCAGAAATCAAGCGGGTCTAAGCAAAAAACCTTTCATCAGGAAAAAAAATACTTTAGGTGTTGACAAATGGAACCGGGTTTGGGTAGAGTAACAAGCGTGTGAGGAGCGAACCAGCTAAGGACACCGAGACGAAACACGGCCAGTCGCCGGTGTCCTTTCTGATCAGAAGGAAACATACGTTCTTCAAAAAATTTTAATTTTGAAGAATTGCTTTCGGTTTATGACAGTTATTTCTCCCTGGTCTATCGGCTGGGGACATATGGGGATTTTGCTATAAAGTCAAAACCCTAAAATATTAGGAAGCAACCCGGATCAAGCTTAATTTGATTCTGGGATTGTTACACAGTAAAAGCCAAAATTGTCTCCTGAATGACCCAGTATTTTGCAACGGTTGCCAAGGGTTTAGAAGTTATTGCTGCTCAAGAGTTAGAACGTTTAGGTGCTGAAAATGTTCGTCCTGAATTTACAGGAGTTCATTTCACAGGTTCTCGCAAGCTTCTTTATCGAGTGAATCTATGGGGAAGAACCCTATTTCGGGTTTTAGTCCCGATTGCTGAGTTTCCCTGTGCCAATGCCCAGCAATTGTATCAGGAAGTTCAAAATATTAATTGGACTGAGTATTTATCCCCGCTCAATACCTTTGCCGTTAATTGTACAGGCAAAAATGAAGCTTTAAACCATACCCACTTTACTGCCCTTCAGGTTAAAAACGCAATTATTGATCAACAGCGTTCAGAATTTGGGGAACGTTCTGATATTAATATTAATAATCCTGATTTATGGATTAATCTTCATCTCCATGAAAATCACGGAATTTTAAGTTTAGATAGTTCTGGAACCAGTTTACATCGACGGGGGTATCGTCCCGCCGTTGGACTTGCCCCTTTAAAAGAAAGTTTAGCATCTGCGTTATTAGAAATGGCAGAATGGCATCCTGATTTACCGTTTTTAGACCCGTTATGTGGGTCAGGAACCTTACCCATAGAAGCCAGTTTAAAAGCCTTAAATATTGCACCAGGGTTATTCCGAGAAACCTTTGGGTTTATGAAATGGAAAGATTTTGATGCTAAATTATGGGAATCTTTAAAACATGAAGCATTAGAGGCACAATTAACCATTTTACCCGCCCCAATCATGGGTTCAGATCAAGATGGGGATATTCTTAATCAAGCCTTTGAGAATGCTCAACGTTGTGGCGTTGCAGACCAAATTCGCTTACAACAACTCGAATTATCTCAGATAGAGCCTCCGGCGGATCAGGGTGTGATTATTTGTAACCCTCCCTACGGAGAACGTTTGGGAGAAGTGGAAGAATTAGCTGGTTTATATAAACAGTTAGGGGATACGTTTAAACAACGCTTTAAAGGTTGGACAGCTTATATTCTGACCGGAAACAAAACATTAGGAAAACAAGTCGGTTTAAGAACTTCTCGGAGAATTGCGGTTTATAATGGTTCCTTACCCTGCACGTTATTAAAGTATGAGCTTTATTAATTGATAAACTTCCACAAACTGCCCTCAGTTTTGCTAAAAACCATTAATTATACCTGAATAAATTAGGATAAGAAAAGCCATTATCACCTCATACTACCCTATTAAGCCATCAAGAAAAAGCTGTTAAATAGCCTATAAAAACTCTTGATGAATTAAAATGATAAAGTAAATCAGAACATGAAAAGAACTTCGCGATTAGTCTCATCGAATTTTAATTTAAAAATATTATTTTCTTCGGATTTTAGACGATATTTAAAATCTATACAAAGAGAAATCATAGATC from Planktothrix tepida PCC 9214 encodes:
- a CDS encoding THUMP domain-containing class I SAM-dependent RNA methyltransferase — translated: MTQYFATVAKGLEVIAAQELERLGAENVRPEFTGVHFTGSRKLLYRVNLWGRTLFRVLVPIAEFPCANAQQLYQEVQNINWTEYLSPLNTFAVNCTGKNEALNHTHFTALQVKNAIIDQQRSEFGERSDININNPDLWINLHLHENHGILSLDSSGTSLHRRGYRPAVGLAPLKESLASALLEMAEWHPDLPFLDPLCGSGTLPIEASLKALNIAPGLFRETFGFMKWKDFDAKLWESLKHEALEAQLTILPAPIMGSDQDGDILNQAFENAQRCGVADQIRLQQLELSQIEPPADQGVIICNPPYGERLGEVEELAGLYKQLGDTFKQRFKGWTAYILTGNKTLGKQVGLRTSRRIAVYNGSLPCTLLKYELY